From a region of the Peptococcaceae bacterium genome:
- a CDS encoding CoB--CoM heterodisulfide reductase iron-sulfur subunit A family protein — MEKEQIIEQISKSLGNTKFGDVMVVGGGISGIQASLDLATAGFKVYLVDKAPTIGGHMAQLDKTFPTNDCSMCIESPKFTECNRHPNIEIMTYTEVDSVEGKAGNFKVTLIKKPRYIDESKCTGCTVCMEYCPVVYPDQFNQGISKNKAIHIYFAQATPLVTYIDESCRYLKDKTCTVCQGVCKSDAIDFNQKAEKVEVKVGAIILAPGFEPFDPKLREDYGYGKFENVVTSLDYERLLCATGPYEGEILRASDRKHPHKIAWIHCVGSRQVIPGGNSYCSGVCCTYTQKQVILTKDHDAEAECTIFHNDIRSYGKDFERFYQRAENLPGVRFIRSYVSIGKEIPESKNVTIRYSTAEDGVKEEEFDMVVLSVGLNPPADGLELARKFGIKLNNHGFCKTNPFNPMETTRPGIYVSGAFQGPVDIPESVVTASGAGSQCGELLNYRRGDLSTERVYPPERDVSQEEPRVGVYVCHCGANIGRIVDVPSAVEYAKTLPNVVHSDESLFICSTEAAAMLAKDIQEKGLNRVVVAACTPRTHEPLFRDTLREAGINQYYYDMANIREHCSWVHSKEKEEATRKAKEIIRMAVARACHLEPLQEFDLSVDKRALVVGGGVAGMTSALSIANQGYEVYLVEKDTDLGGIARRIHYTLEGLDVQAYLRDLIRKVYQHPLIHVYTDATFIDASGYVGNFVTTVKTEGRVIEIKHGAAVIATGADVYTPTEYLYGEDDRVMTHLELEEQIANGNEKVINAESIVMIQCVGCRNEDRNYCSRVCCSESIKNALKLKEINPKMDIYIIFRDIRTYGFKEDYYREAASKEVRFIRYEPDDKPQVEAGESDEGRPVLKVTVTDPILGKKLELDADIVALAAAVIPSADRKELSGLFKVSLGPDEFFQEAHVKLRPVDFGAEGIYLCGMAHYPKFISETVSQAYGAAGRALTLLSHDTVVASGSVCEVDESKCVSCGACITVCEYGAIEFYNSPQGRKARVNPVLCKGDGLCNTKCPTEAISLKHYTNEELFSQIDAAFADL, encoded by the coding sequence ATGGAAAAAGAACAAATTATAGAACAGATTTCTAAAAGTCTCGGAAACACTAAGTTCGGAGATGTCATGGTTGTCGGTGGAGGGATCAGCGGTATTCAAGCCTCTCTTGATCTCGCAACTGCAGGTTTTAAAGTTTACCTGGTGGACAAAGCACCGACTATTGGCGGACACATGGCCCAGCTTGACAAGACCTTTCCCACTAATGACTGCTCCATGTGCATTGAATCTCCAAAGTTTACTGAATGTAACAGGCATCCCAATATAGAGATCATGACCTATACTGAAGTTGACAGTGTGGAAGGGAAAGCTGGAAACTTTAAAGTAACGCTGATTAAAAAGCCCAGGTATATTGATGAGAGCAAATGCACGGGGTGTACTGTCTGTATGGAGTACTGCCCGGTCGTGTACCCTGATCAATTTAATCAGGGAATATCGAAGAACAAAGCCATCCACATTTACTTCGCTCAGGCAACTCCCCTTGTCACTTATATAGATGAAAGCTGCCGTTACCTTAAAGACAAGACATGTACCGTATGTCAGGGGGTCTGTAAGTCTGACGCCATAGATTTCAATCAAAAGGCGGAGAAAGTAGAAGTAAAAGTAGGAGCGATAATTCTGGCCCCGGGCTTTGAACCGTTTGATCCCAAGTTGAGGGAAGACTATGGCTACGGAAAGTTTGAGAACGTGGTAACCAGTCTGGACTACGAACGGCTGTTATGTGCCACCGGGCCATATGAAGGTGAGATCCTGCGCGCTTCCGACAGGAAGCATCCACATAAAATAGCCTGGATTCACTGTGTCGGTTCCAGACAGGTTATTCCGGGCGGCAACAGCTATTGTTCAGGCGTATGCTGCACGTATACCCAAAAGCAGGTGATTTTGACCAAAGACCATGATGCCGAGGCAGAGTGTACGATATTCCATAACGATATCCGTTCCTACGGCAAGGATTTCGAGCGATTCTACCAAAGAGCGGAGAACCTTCCCGGGGTCCGGTTTATCAGAAGCTACGTGTCAATAGGAAAAGAGATCCCGGAAAGCAAGAATGTAACTATAAGATACTCTACTGCCGAGGACGGGGTAAAAGAGGAAGAATTCGATATGGTGGTACTATCCGTTGGATTGAATCCTCCAGCGGATGGGTTGGAACTGGCAAGAAAGTTCGGCATTAAGCTCAATAATCACGGATTCTGTAAAACCAATCCGTTTAATCCGATGGAGACTACCCGCCCGGGAATTTATGTCAGCGGAGCCTTCCAGGGCCCCGTAGATATCCCCGAGTCGGTTGTGACCGCCAGCGGTGCCGGTTCCCAATGTGGTGAACTCCTTAACTACCGCCGGGGGGACCTGTCCACGGAAAGGGTGTATCCACCGGAAAGGGATGTCTCGCAAGAGGAGCCCAGGGTGGGTGTCTATGTGTGCCACTGTGGAGCTAATATCGGAAGGATAGTAGATGTTCCTTCCGCAGTTGAATATGCCAAAACATTGCCCAATGTCGTTCACTCTGATGAGAGCCTCTTTATTTGTTCTACTGAGGCCGCAGCGATGTTGGCAAAGGATATCCAGGAAAAAGGGCTCAACCGCGTAGTTGTCGCCGCCTGTACTCCCAGGACTCACGAACCGCTATTCCGGGACACCCTGCGGGAAGCGGGAATTAATCAATATTACTACGACATGGCGAATATTAGAGAACATTGTTCCTGGGTCCACTCCAAAGAAAAAGAAGAGGCCACCCGAAAGGCAAAGGAAATAATCCGGATGGCGGTAGCCCGGGCCTGCCACTTGGAGCCCCTGCAGGAATTTGATCTGTCCGTCGATAAAAGGGCGTTAGTGGTCGGAGGAGGCGTGGCCGGCATGACCAGTGCTCTCTCCATAGCCAACCAGGGATATGAGGTCTACCTGGTGGAAAAGGATACGGACCTGGGGGGAATAGCGCGAAGAATTCATTACACACTGGAAGGGCTGGATGTCCAAGCTTATTTGCGTGATCTAATCCGCAAGGTTTATCAGCACCCCTTAATCCATGTATATACTGATGCCACCTTCATCGACGCCAGCGGTTATGTGGGGAATTTCGTAACCACGGTGAAGACTGAAGGAAGGGTCATCGAGATAAAACATGGTGCGGCCGTCATCGCTACAGGTGCTGATGTATACACACCCACCGAATACCTGTATGGTGAAGATGACCGGGTCATGACTCACCTGGAGTTGGAGGAGCAGATCGCCAACGGAAACGAAAAGGTAATTAATGCGGAAAGTATAGTGATGATCCAATGCGTGGGCTGCAGAAATGAGGACAGAAATTACTGCAGCCGGGTATGTTGCAGCGAATCTATTAAGAACGCGTTGAAACTAAAAGAGATTAACCCCAAGATGGACATCTACATTATCTTTAGGGATATCAGAACGTATGGGTTCAAAGAGGATTATTACCGGGAAGCGGCAAGTAAAGAGGTAAGGTTTATCCGCTATGAGCCGGATGATAAACCACAGGTGGAAGCCGGCGAGTCGGATGAGGGGCGGCCCGTTCTAAAGGTTACCGTGACCGATCCTATTTTAGGCAAGAAGCTTGAACTGGACGCTGATATAGTCGCTTTGGCTGCCGCCGTTATTCCCTCAGCAGACAGAAAGGAATTATCCGGATTATTCAAGGTATCCTTGGGCCCGGATGAATTCTTCCAGGAAGCCCATGTCAAATTAAGACCTGTTGACTTTGGCGCGGAGGGAATTTACCTGTGCGGGATGGCTCACTATCCCAAGTTTATATCAGAAACGGTCAGCCAGGCTTATGGGGCTGCCGGCCGGGCCTTAACGCTTCTCTCACATGATACGGTCGTGGCCTCCGGCTCTGTTTGTGAGGTGGATGAGAGCAAGTGTGTTTCATGTGGGGCGTGTATTACGGTATGTGAGTATGGCGCCATAGAGTTTTATAATTCACCACAGGGCAGAAAGGCCAGGGTTAATCCTGTTCTCTGCAAGGGAGACGGTCTCTGCAACACAAAATGTCCAACAGAGGCTATAAGCCTGAAGCACTACACCAATGAAGAGCTCTTCAGCCAAATTGACGCGGCTTTTGCAGACTTGTAG
- a CDS encoding hydrogenase iron-sulfur subunit, whose amino-acid sequence MSTELKFKPKILGFVCNWUAYGAADLAGVSRQQYATHIKLIRVMCSGRVDLTHVLRAFSNGADGVFIGGCHLNECHYITDGNYGALGMVLLCKKIMEHIGVSPERLRLEHLSAGEGIRFAEVVNDFNKKVMELGPLGKGEGIDENALKSRLEVVTNLVPYIRLVERERLRLPEKSEEEYRRFFTSDEFNRVFDETIAEKLAISQIISILREGPLTTGEIAKVLGLTPSEVSRHLNSSSRQRFVRYDQGLKRYALA is encoded by the coding sequence ATGAGTACAGAACTCAAGTTCAAACCAAAGATCTTAGGCTTTGTGTGTAATTGGTGAGCATACGGCGCTGCTGACTTGGCTGGAGTTTCCAGACAACAATATGCCACCCATATTAAGCTTATTCGCGTGATGTGTTCCGGCAGAGTCGACCTGACACATGTACTCAGAGCCTTCTCAAATGGAGCAGACGGGGTGTTTATCGGAGGTTGTCACCTTAACGAATGCCATTATATTACGGATGGGAATTACGGTGCGTTAGGCATGGTGCTTCTATGTAAAAAAATAATGGAGCACATTGGGGTGAGCCCCGAAAGGTTAAGGCTAGAACATTTATCTGCCGGTGAAGGAATCCGTTTCGCCGAAGTGGTGAATGACTTCAACAAGAAAGTGATGGAGTTAGGACCTCTTGGCAAAGGCGAAGGAATAGATGAAAACGCGTTAAAGTCCAGACTTGAAGTAGTTACAAACCTAGTCCCCTACATTAGGCTGGTGGAAAGGGAGAGACTGAGACTACCCGAAAAATCGGAGGAAGAGTATCGTAGATTTTTCACCAGTGACGAGTTCAACAGGGTGTTTGATGAAACAATTGCGGAGAAATTGGCAATAAGCCAAATTATCTCTATCTTGCGGGAAGGACCCCTTACAACCGGAGAGATCGCTAAGGTATTAGGCCTGACCCCGTCTGAAGTATCAAGACACCTTAATAGTTCGTCAAGGCAAAGATTCGTCAGGTACGATCAAGGCCTGAAACGCTATGCTCTGGCATAA
- the fdhD gene encoding formate dehydrogenase accessory sulfurtransferase FdhD codes for MTDKLDMQGAIGASDMKDVAAEVVCDRFSDEGWARTKVYVPSEMELTIYVNKKALVTILCTAAKLNYLVIGYLYAEGIISGVGDVASMRVSIEESLADVRLNDPDYELPTLRTLGCSGSSVFKTRGLRVDSDLVVTPAEVLSLMKQMQEQMELYPLSGGVHTSALSDTRNLLVVAEDIGRHNTLNKIQGECLLRGISTRDRLMLITGRISSEMLLKAAKMQTPIVVSRHAPTKNAISLASDMGIALVGQARGDRLAVFTHPERLGCSTN; via the coding sequence ATGACGGATAAGCTGGACATGCAGGGAGCGATTGGCGCATCGGATATGAAAGACGTGGCAGCGGAAGTAGTATGCGATCGCTTTTCGGACGAGGGATGGGCCAGGACTAAAGTTTACGTGCCCAGCGAGATGGAGCTTACAATTTATGTAAATAAAAAGGCACTGGTCACCATCCTGTGCACTGCAGCCAAGCTGAATTATCTCGTCATCGGATATCTTTACGCGGAGGGAATCATCTCAGGTGTCGGCGACGTGGCGAGCATGCGGGTGAGTATAGAGGAATCACTGGCCGATGTGAGGCTAAACGACCCCGATTATGAATTGCCGACGTTGCGGACACTTGGATGCAGCGGCAGTTCAGTTTTCAAAACCCGGGGTCTGAGGGTTGATTCGGACCTTGTTGTGACACCGGCGGAAGTACTGTCACTGATGAAGCAGATGCAAGAGCAGATGGAGTTATATCCGCTTAGCGGCGGGGTGCACACTTCAGCTCTGTCCGATACCAGGAACCTGCTGGTAGTGGCTGAAGATATCGGACGACACAACACCTTGAACAAGATCCAGGGCGAATGTCTATTAAGGGGAATATCAACCAGAGATCGATTGATGCTGATCACTGGCCGCATTTCATCCGAGATGCTGCTCAAGGCGGCAAAGATGCAGACCCCGATAGTAGTTTCGCGGCACGCGCCGACGAAGAACGCCATTTCGCTTGCCAGTGATATGGGCATCGCCCTGGTTGGCCAGGCCCGTGGCGACCGGCTGGCGGTGTTTACCCACCCGGAGCGACTTGGCTGCTCAACAAATTAA
- a CDS encoding NAD(P)H-dependent oxidoreductase subunit E, with product MARINSSAELEEFRKDILSERDPNKPCISICAGAGCIASGASEVIAAFQAEIEKQGLKADVNTKGTGCPGFCERGPVVVIYPEEICYLQVKPEDVPEIVSQTIKEKKVVERLLYVDPNTGEKATRESDIPFYKNQERVIIGSNIKIDPKSIDDYLAIGGYSALDKALFQMTPGQVLEEVKKSNLRGRGGAGFPTGSKWEGSRNAPDEIKYVIVNADEGDPGAFMDRAVLEGNPHSVLEGLIIGAYAVGACEGYIYVRQEYPLAVENVNLAIKQAEEYGFLGKNILGSGFDFKVKVHQGAGAFVCGESTALMTA from the coding sequence ATGGCACGTATAAATTCGTCCGCTGAATTGGAAGAATTCAGGAAGGACATATTGTCGGAAAGAGACCCAAATAAACCTTGCATTTCAATATGTGCCGGCGCCGGTTGCATTGCTTCCGGCGCAAGTGAAGTCATAGCCGCCTTCCAAGCAGAGATTGAAAAACAAGGCTTAAAGGCTGATGTGAATACAAAAGGAACCGGGTGCCCTGGATTTTGTGAGAGAGGACCCGTTGTGGTTATTTATCCTGAGGAGATATGCTATCTCCAGGTAAAGCCTGAAGACGTTCCCGAGATTGTCTCTCAGACCATAAAGGAGAAGAAGGTTGTCGAGCGCCTGCTCTATGTCGACCCGAACACAGGCGAAAAAGCAACCCGCGAATCCGATATCCCCTTTTATAAGAATCAAGAACGAGTCATAATCGGCAGTAACATCAAAATTGACCCTAAGAGCATTGACGATTATCTGGCGATTGGCGGCTATTCCGCGTTAGACAAAGCTCTTTTCCAGATGACACCCGGGCAGGTATTGGAGGAAGTCAAAAAATCCAACCTGAGAGGAAGGGGAGGCGCCGGCTTTCCCACAGGCAGCAAGTGGGAAGGGTCCCGCAATGCCCCTGACGAAATAAAGTATGTGATCGTCAATGCAGACGAAGGGGACCCCGGGGCATTTATGGACAGAGCTGTACTTGAGGGGAACCCCCACTCAGTCCTTGAAGGGCTAATAATCGGGGCTTATGCCGTCGGCGCTTGTGAGGGCTATATTTACGTTCGTCAGGAATACCCCTTGGCAGTAGAGAATGTGAACCTTGCGATTAAGCAGGCTGAGGAATATGGTTTTCTCGGGAAAAATATTCTCGGCTCAGGCTTTGATTTCAAGGTTAAAGTGCACCAGGGCGCCGGAGCTTTCGTTTGTGGTGAATCAACTGCCCTGATGACGGCATT
- a CDS encoding NAD(P)H-dependent oxidoreductase subunit E: MDKDKVDQVDKHECECACHGIAEGLIDRVDQIIDKHECEASSLIQVLLEIQSENHWLPKEALERVAERLQVPLTRIQHIATFYKAFSLVPKGRHGIHVCMGTACHVRGAQRVLDAVQDLTGIKPGETDLDLKFSLETVNCLGCCALGPVVEIDGKTHGKMAPAMVADVLKNYD, encoded by the coding sequence ATGGATAAGGATAAAGTCGATCAGGTTGATAAACATGAGTGCGAGTGCGCTTGTCATGGTATCGCCGAGGGATTGATCGATAGAGTCGATCAGATTATTGATAAACATGAGTGCGAGGCCAGTTCGCTGATTCAGGTATTGCTGGAGATTCAAAGCGAAAATCACTGGCTTCCCAAGGAAGCGTTAGAGAGGGTAGCCGAGCGGTTGCAAGTTCCTTTAACCCGGATCCAGCATATAGCTACCTTCTATAAAGCTTTTAGTTTGGTTCCCAAAGGACGCCATGGAATTCACGTTTGTATGGGTACTGCCTGCCACGTGCGGGGTGCGCAGCGTGTCCTCGACGCTGTGCAAGACCTGACTGGTATTAAACCGGGCGAAACGGATCTGGATTTGAAGTTTAGCCTGGAGACGGTTAACTGCCTCGGTTGTTGCGCCTTAGGACCGGTTGTGGAAATTGACGGAAAGACGCACGGTAAGATGGCGCCGGCCATGGTGGCAGACGTGTTAAAAAACTATGATTAG